Part of the Georgenia sp. TF02-10 genome, GCGGCGGCGTCGGCGGCGGCCAGCAGGTCGGCGCTGGTGCGGGCGTCGTCGAACAGGGCCACCGACCGGGTCCCGGTCGGGGCCCGGCGGCGCTGCACCCGGCCGCCGAGGACCCGGGCGAGCACGACCAGCCCGACGAGCGCCAGGACCAGCAGGACGGGCACGAGGCTCGGCGGCGCCGACCCGCCGAGGTCCCAGAGCCGCTCGATCAGGTCCACGAGCCAGCCGATCGCCCGCTCGACCAGGCTCGGCTCGTCGTCGTAGGCGGCGTTGGCCAGCTCCTCCGTCGCCCACTCCCGCGCCTCGGCCGCGTCCGGGTCCACCGGCACGGACAGCCCGGCCCAGCCGGCGAGGTCAGGCACCGCGGCCCGCTCCGGCGGCCCGCGCGAGCTCGACGTCCAGGCCCTCCTTGCGCATGCGGACATCGATGTAGACCAGCGCCAGGACCGCCGCCAGGAACGGCGTGGTCAGCGCCGAGACCAGGGTCGAGATGACCGTGGAGAGGATGACCGTGCCGACGACGGCGGACTCGGAGTACGCGCCGAACGCGGTCAGGATGCTCACCGGGACCATCACGGCCGCCGAGATCACCCAGACGATGAGGGCCGCGAGGACCAGCGCGCCGAAGATCCGCCAGAACTGCCCGCCGGTCAGGGACCAGGACCGGCGCAGCGCGGTGCCCACCCCGCTGCGCTCGAGCATGAGCGCCGGCGCGGCGAGCCCGAGCCGGACCGCGAAGAAGGCCACCACGACCACGGCCGCCAGGAAGAGGAGGACCGCCAGGAGCACCGCGACGCCGAGGGCGTCCTGGCCCAGGCCGGCGAACGCGACGCCGATCAGCGCGGCGAAGGCGAAGACGACGACGAAGAAGAGGACCGCGCCGCCGACGCCGAGCAGCAGGGTCAGCCCGACCAGCCGCCAGATCTGCCCCTTGGCCCGGGTCCAGACCTCGCCGACGCTGACCCGGTGCCCGAGCACGGACTGGCTGACGGACAGGATGAGCAGCCCGGTGAGGATGATCGAGGCGACCCAGACCGCCACGCCGGCCGCCAGCGAGGAGACCAGGGCGCCGGCGCTCAGCCCGAGGACCTCGGAGGGGTCGGCGCCGGGGGCGAACGGGTCGGTCGCGGGGTCGTAGGCGAACGGGTCGGTCAGGAACGGGCTGGCCTCGTCGAGGAGGAAGTAGAGGATGATCGTCTCGATCACCGAGGCGACGGCGAGGACGAGCAGGGACAGCCCGAACATCACCTTGGGGTTGGCCCGGATGGCCCGGAAGCCGCCGTCGAGGATCTCCCCGATGGTCAGCGGCCGGAGCGGGACGATCCCGGGCTGGACCGCGCCGGCGAAGCCCGCCGGTGCCGGGCCGCCGCCGTACTGCCCGTACTGCCCGTACTGCCCGCCGGCCGGCGGCTGCCCCCAGCCGCCGGCCGACGGCGGCACCGGCTGACCGGGCTGCTGCGGCTGCCCGTACTGGCCGTACTGCCCGTACTGGGGCTGCGGCTGGGGGCCGTGCGGCGCGTACTGCCCGTACTGCGGCGGTTGCTGCTGGCCCTGCTGCGGCCGCTGGCCGTGCTGCCCGGTCTGCTGCGGCTGTCCGTACTGGCCGTACTGCGGTTGCTGCTGGCGCTGCGGCTGCTGGCCGTACTGCCCGTACTGCGGCTCGCCGGGCTGCGGCTCGGCCGCCTGCCGGGCGTACGGGCCGTAGCGCCCGCCGTCGTCCGCCGACGGGCGCTGCTGCTCACCGCCGTCGTGCTCTGGGCGCTGGTCCCCCGGCTCGGTGCCGGACATCTGGTCTCCCCGGGTCTGGCTGTGCTCCTGCCGCGGTCATCGTCCCACGCGCGCCGCGGCGGGCGCGGCTGCCGCACCTGGGCGGCCGAAATGGGACGATGGGGCCATGAGCGGACGTCTTCTCGTGGTCGACGACGACACGGCGCTGGCCGAGATGATCGGGATCGTCCTCGAGGCCGAGGGCTTCGAGGCCACCTTCTGCGCGGATGGCTCGGACGCGCCCGAGCTCTTCCGGCGGGTCCAGCCCGACCTCGTCCTGCTCGACCTCATGCTGCCCGGCCTGGACGGCATCCAGGTCTGCCGGATCATCCGGGCCGAGTCCGACGTGCCCATCGTCATGCTCACCGCCAAGTCCGACACGATGGACGTCGTCGCCGGCCTGGAGGCGGGCGCCGACGACTACATCGCCAAGCCGTTCAAGCCCAAGGAGCTGGTGGCCCGGGTCCGGGCCCGGCTGCGCCGGCTGGAGGAGCCCGACCCCGAGCCCGAGCGGCTGCGCATCGGGGACCTGGAGATCGACGTCGCCGGCCACCAGGTCACCCGCGACGGCACCGCCATCGGGCTGACCCCGCTGGAGTTCGACCTGCTCGTCGCGCTCGCCCGCAAGCCCTGGCAGGTCTTCAGCCGCGAGGTCCTGCTCGAGCAGGTCTGGGGCTACCGGCACGCCGCCGACACCCGGCTGGTCAACGTGCACGTCCAGCGCCTGCGCGCCAAGGTCGAGAAGGACCCCGAGCACCCCGAGGTCGTCGTCACCGTCCGCGGCGTCGGCTACCGCGCAGGTACCCTGCAGGAGTGAGGCCCCCGGCCGTGGCCGTGCCCGACGGCGCCGCCGACCCGCCGCAGGTCGGCCCCCCGCCCCCCGGGATCGGGTCCGTCCCGCACCCGGCCGGCCCGGCCACGACCTACCGCCCGCCCGCCCGGACCCCGCTACGGGTGCGGCTGCGGCGCAAGGTCGCCGACCTGGCGGGCCGCTGGCGCTCCTCGCTCATCGTCCGGGTGGTGTCCACCACCATCGTCGGCGGCGCGCTCGCGCTCGCCGTGCTCGGCGGGGTCATCGCCAACCAGATCCGGGACAGCCTCTACGACGAGCGCGTCACGCAGATGCTCGAGGACGCCGCCGTGCGCACCCGCGACGCCCAGCAGACCTTCGACTCCGCGACCGCCACCACCACCCAGCAGGTCCAGCTCGTCGTCGTGGACTGGGTCGACGCCCTGGAGACCGCCTCCTCCGGCGCGGTCGGCACCTTCCTCATGCGCTCCCCGGAGAACACCGCCGCGGTGACCATCGCCGAGCCGAGCACCAACGCCGCCCCGCGGGAGGTGCTCTCGGCCGAGCTGCGCGACGCCGTCGTGGACGAGGGCGGCCTGCACTGGCAGCCGGTCCGCCTGCCCGGGGACGAGCCGGGCATCATCGTCGGGTCCCTCGTCACCCTGCCCGCGGCGGGGGAGTACGAGCTGTACACCGTCTACACCCTCGCCCCGGAGGAGGAGACGGTCTACCTCGTCCTGCGGGTGCTGGCGGTGGGAGCCTCCTCCCTCGTCCTCGTCCTCGGCGCGATGGTCTGGGCCATCGCCCGGTGGGTGCTGCGCCCGGTGCAGCAGGCCGCCTTCGCCGCCGAGCGCCTGGCCGACGGCCGGCTTGACGAGCGGATGGAGGTCCGCGGCGGGGACGAGCTGGCGGTGCTCGGGGAGTCCTTCAACGAGATGGCCGCCTCGCTGCAGCGGCAGATCGAGCGGATGGAGGAGCTCTCCCGGCTCCAGCAGCGGTTCGTCTCCGACGTCTCCCACGAGCTGCGCACCCCGCTGACCACCATCCGGATGGCCGGGGAGCTCATCCACGACGCCCGGGGCTCCTTCGACCCGGCCGTGCGCCGCTCCGCCGAGCTGCTGCACGCCCAGCTCGACCGGTTCGAGACCATGCTCGCGGACCTGCTGGAGATCTCCCGGTTCGACGCCGGCGCCGCCGTCCTGGACGTGGAGGAGCGGGACGTCCGCGACCTGGTCGCCCGGGTGGTCGACCTGGACGCGCTGCTGGCCGAGCGGAAGGGCTCGGAGGTCCGGGTGCACGCGCCGGCGGAGCCGTGCACGGCCGACGTCGACCCGCGCCGGGTCGAGCGCATCCTGCGCAACCTGCTCGGCAACGCCATCGAGCACGGGGAGGGCCGGCCGATCGACATCACCGTGGGCTGCTCGGACGGCGCCGTCGCCGTGGTCGTCCGGGACCACGGGGTGGGCCTCGGCCCGGAGGACGCCGAGCACGTCTTCGACCGGTTCTGGCGGGCCGACCCGGCGCGGGCCCGCACCAGCGGCGGCACCGGCCTGGGCCTGTCGATCTCCGCCGAGGACGCCCGGCTGCACGGCGGCCGGCTGGAGGCGTGGGGCGAGCCCGGCCTGGGCGCCGCCTTCCGGCTCACCCTGCCCCGCCGGGCCGGGGCGGAGGTGGGCCGCTCGCCGGTCCCGCTGCGGCCGGGCGAGCTCGTGCCGACGGCGGGCGCCACCTCCCTGGTCACGCTCCCGCCGGCGGGGCTCACCGTGCCGCCGGGGCTGCCCGCTCCCGGCGGCGGCACCGGGCCGAACGCCGGCACCGGGCCGGGCGCCGTCGGCGGGCCCGGCGCGAACGGCGCCGGCGAGGCCGGCCCGAGCGGCCCGAACGGCAGCCGTGCCGCCGAAACCGCTCGCCCGAACGCCGCCGGAGGCCCGGACGCCGCCGCCCGCCCGGACGCGAGCCGTGCCGCCGACGCTGCCCCACGAGGTGCGGGTGCCAGCTCCCCGGCCGGTGCCGACGAACCCGCGGGGGAGGGGCCGTGAGCCGCCGGGGGAGCGCCGTGCGCCGCCGGGGCCGCGCGCTGGCGGTGCTGGCCCTCGCCTGCGCGCTGCTCGCCGGGTGCGTGTCCCTGCCGCGGTCGGGCCCGGTGACCGCCTCCGAGCCGGACCTGCCCGCCCAGCAGGGCATCGGCCTGTACGCCCAGGGCCCGCAGGAGGGCGCGAACCCGCGGGAGATCGTCGAGGGGTTCCTGACCGCCTCCGCCGCCGGCTACTCCGACGAGTTCCTGGTGGCCCGCGAGTTCATGGCCGGGCCGGCGGTGGAGACGTGGCAGCCCCTGGAGCAGGTGCGGATCTACTCCGACACCGACACCCCCGAGTTCACCCGGACCGCCGACGGCGCCGTGCGGCTGACCGTGGCCGGGCAGGCGTCGATCGACTCCGCCGGGCACTACACCGAGTCCGTCCCGGAGACCACCGTCGAGGCCGACTTCACCCTGGCCCGCAACCCCGAGGGCGAGTGGCGCATCATCGAGCTCGACGACGGCGTGCTGCTCTCCGCCGCGTTCTTCGACTCCCTCTACGCCCCGTCCCCGCTGTACTTCCTCACCCCCGACCTGACCGCCGTCGTGCCCGACCTGCGCTGGTTCCCCCGGCAGAACCAGGCCACCGCGCTGGTGCGCAGCCTGCTCGAGGGCCCCTCCGCCTGGCTCGCGCCCGGGGTGGTGACCCTCGTCCCGGCCGGCACCCGGATGGTGGTGGAGTCCGTCCTGGTCCAGGACGGGGTGGCCCGGGTGGACCTGTCCGCCGACGCCCTCGCCGCCGACCCCTCCCAGCGGGCGCTGCTGCTCGCCCAGGTCGAGCTCACCCTGCGCGGCGTCCCGGGCGTGCAGGAGGTGGAGCTCACCGCTGCCGGCGCCCCCTACGAGGTGCCGGAGTCCGAGCCCGAGCTGCCCGCCTACCCCTACACCGCAGCCCCGCTGGTCGGCGTCGCCGACGGCGTGCTGGTCGACGTCGTCGGCGGCGAGGCGGTCCCCCGGCCCGGCAGCGACCGGATGGCCGGCGCCGACCCCCGCCACCCGGCGGTGGGCTACGCCACCGCGGCCCCGCCCACCGTCTACCTCGACGGGCCGGACCGGCTGACGACCGCCCCGACCGCCGAGGAGCCCGGCGTCGTCCTGGCCCAGGGCCAGGCGCTCGTGCCCCCCTCGGTCGACCGCCGGGACTGGGTCTGGACCGGCCCCACGCGCGCCACCGGCACCCTCCTCGCCGTGCACGTGGGCGGGGAGGCGGCCGACGTGGACGCCTCCTGGCTCAACGGGGCCACCGTCCGGGCGCTGCGGGTCTCCCGCGAGGGCGCCCGCGCCGTGGTGGTGTGGGAGCAGGCCGGCGCGGTCCAGGTGGACGTCGCGGTGGTGGTCCGCTCCCGCGACGGCACGCCCACCGCGCTCGTCGAGCCGGTCCGGCTGGGGGAGCGGCTCACCGACGCCACGGACGTGGCCTGGGTCGACGAGCAGACGGTGGCCGTGCTCGGCACCTCCGGCAACGACACCAGCCCCGCGGTGCACCTGCTGCCGGTGGGCGGGCCGACGCGCCGGCTGCCGTCGGTCGACGGCGCCACCTCGCTCACCGCCGGGCGCGGGGACCGGTCGGTGGTGCTCGGCACGGAGTCGGGCCGGCTCTACGAGCGCAACGGCGCCTCCTGGCGGCCGGTGGAGGCCGGCGTCCGGTACCCGGCGCTGCCCGGCTGAGAGTTCGGCTTCCTGGGAGGGGTTAGTAGGAATCCCGACAGAGGCGGCCCGAAAG contains:
- a CDS encoding DUF4129 domain-containing protein — protein: MPDLAGWAGLSVPVDPDAAEAREWATEELANAAYDDEPSLVERAIGWLVDLIERLWDLGGSAPPSLVPVLLVLALVGLVVLARVLGGRVQRRRAPTGTRSVALFDDARTSADLLAAADAAAARGDYATAVLERFRGLVRRLDERGALDDRPGLTAHEAAGLAGAARPDLAADLGRAGRLFDDVCYGHAAPGPGEDAALRELVARLDRPAAGADPARGREVVP
- a CDS encoding glycerophosphoryl diester phosphodiesterase membrane domain-containing protein, with translation MSGTEPGDQRPEHDGGEQQRPSADDGGRYGPYARQAAEPQPGEPQYGQYGQQPQRQQQPQYGQYGQPQQTGQHGQRPQQGQQQPPQYGQYAPHGPQPQPQYGQYGQYGQPQQPGQPVPPSAGGWGQPPAGGQYGQYGQYGGGPAPAGFAGAVQPGIVPLRPLTIGEILDGGFRAIRANPKVMFGLSLLVLAVASVIETIILYFLLDEASPFLTDPFAYDPATDPFAPGADPSEVLGLSAGALVSSLAAGVAVWVASIILTGLLILSVSQSVLGHRVSVGEVWTRAKGQIWRLVGLTLLLGVGGAVLFFVVVFAFAALIGVAFAGLGQDALGVAVLLAVLLFLAAVVVVAFFAVRLGLAAPALMLERSGVGTALRRSWSLTGGQFWRIFGALVLAALIVWVISAAVMVPVSILTAFGAYSESAVVGTVILSTVISTLVSALTTPFLAAVLALVYIDVRMRKEGLDVELARAAGAGRGA
- the mtrA gene encoding MtrAB system response regulator MtrA yields the protein MSGRLLVVDDDTALAEMIGIVLEAEGFEATFCADGSDAPELFRRVQPDLVLLDLMLPGLDGIQVCRIIRAESDVPIVMLTAKSDTMDVVAGLEAGADDYIAKPFKPKELVARVRARLRRLEEPDPEPERLRIGDLEIDVAGHQVTRDGTAIGLTPLEFDLLVALARKPWQVFSREVLLEQVWGYRHAADTRLVNVHVQRLRAKVEKDPEHPEVVVTVRGVGYRAGTLQE
- the mtrB gene encoding MtrAB system histidine kinase MtrB — protein: MRPPAVAVPDGAADPPQVGPPPPGIGSVPHPAGPATTYRPPARTPLRVRLRRKVADLAGRWRSSLIVRVVSTTIVGGALALAVLGGVIANQIRDSLYDERVTQMLEDAAVRTRDAQQTFDSATATTTQQVQLVVVDWVDALETASSGAVGTFLMRSPENTAAVTIAEPSTNAAPREVLSAELRDAVVDEGGLHWQPVRLPGDEPGIIVGSLVTLPAAGEYELYTVYTLAPEEETVYLVLRVLAVGASSLVLVLGAMVWAIARWVLRPVQQAAFAAERLADGRLDERMEVRGGDELAVLGESFNEMAASLQRQIERMEELSRLQQRFVSDVSHELRTPLTTIRMAGELIHDARGSFDPAVRRSAELLHAQLDRFETMLADLLEISRFDAGAAVLDVEERDVRDLVARVVDLDALLAERKGSEVRVHAPAEPCTADVDPRRVERILRNLLGNAIEHGEGRPIDITVGCSDGAVAVVVRDHGVGLGPEDAEHVFDRFWRADPARARTSGGTGLGLSISAEDARLHGGRLEAWGEPGLGAAFRLTLPRRAGAEVGRSPVPLRPGELVPTAGATSLVTLPPAGLTVPPGLPAPGGGTGPNAGTGPGAVGGPGANGAGEAGPSGPNGSRAAETARPNAAGGPDAAARPDASRAADAAPRGAGASSPAGADEPAGEGP
- a CDS encoding LpqB family beta-propeller domain-containing protein, whose protein sequence is MSRRGSAVRRRGRALAVLALACALLAGCVSLPRSGPVTASEPDLPAQQGIGLYAQGPQEGANPREIVEGFLTASAAGYSDEFLVAREFMAGPAVETWQPLEQVRIYSDTDTPEFTRTADGAVRLTVAGQASIDSAGHYTESVPETTVEADFTLARNPEGEWRIIELDDGVLLSAAFFDSLYAPSPLYFLTPDLTAVVPDLRWFPRQNQATALVRSLLEGPSAWLAPGVVTLVPAGTRMVVESVLVQDGVARVDLSADALAADPSQRALLLAQVELTLRGVPGVQEVELTAAGAPYEVPESEPELPAYPYTAAPLVGVADGVLVDVVGGEAVPRPGSDRMAGADPRHPAVGYATAAPPTVYLDGPDRLTTAPTAEEPGVVLAQGQALVPPSVDRRDWVWTGPTRATGTLLAVHVGGEAADVDASWLNGATVRALRVSREGARAVVVWEQAGAVQVDVAVVVRSRDGTPTALVEPVRLGERLTDATDVAWVDEQTVAVLGTSGNDTSPAVHLLPVGGPTRRLPSVDGATSLTAGRGDRSVVLGTESGRLYERNGASWRPVEAGVRYPALPG